Proteins co-encoded in one Ziziphus jujuba cultivar Dongzao chromosome 9, ASM3175591v1 genomic window:
- the LOC107426159 gene encoding serine/threonine-protein kinase BIK1 gives MAVNKGALTNGILKKVQLLLMMQLFLGYVTSKTEAVLPGSPTAVPAMAPAVPNLPLPANLPPFNRPLQKPISPVAAPIALSPAHPPFYDPLITSGHPPTSSRLSKHLIKRKGLGSFKDIAPTQSHAGELPSGLAQPPLSPTVSNCCKPDMVLKRGSQVCHCVYPIKIDLLLLNVSQNPNWTVFLNELAYQLGLRVPQIELINFYVISLSKLNISMDITPHTGISFSASEASAINSSLANHMVHLDPTLVGDYELRNLTWFKPLPPSPAPHVATSPVEAPPFRPPTSTPLSVSKKGRHSNLVLFLGIGAGILFIAFASLLVLCLCTSREEKTTASPKEAEKQRTVDAVPAIGSLPHPSSTRFLAYEELKEATNNFEPASILGEGGFGRVFKGVLSDGTAVAIKRLTSGGQQGDKEFLVEVEMLSRLHHRNLVKLVGYYSSRDSSQNLLCYELVPNGSLEAWLHGPLGANCPLDWDTRMKIALDAARGLAYLHEDSQPCVIHRDFKASNILLENNFHAKVADFGLAKQAPEGRTNYLSTRVMGTFGYVAPEYAMTGHLLVKSDVYSYGVVLLELLTGRKPVDMSQPAGQENLVTWARPILRDKDRLEELADPRLGGKHPKEDFIRVCTIAAACVAPEASQRPTMGEVVQSLKMVQRVMEYQDSITSNVRPNLRQSSTTFESDGTSSMFSSGPYSGLSAFDNDNVSRTAVFSEDLHEGR, from the exons ATGGCTGTGAACAAAGGAGCTCTCACTAacg GCATATTGAAAAAGGTACAACTGTTGTTGATGATGCAGCTTTTCCTGGGTTATGTAACATCAAAAACCGAGGCTGTTCTACCAGGATCTCCAACCGCTGTGCCTGCAATGGCACCTGCTGTGCCCAATCTGCCATTGCCTGCCAATCTGCCACCATTCAATAGACCCTTGCAGAAACCCATTTCACCTGTTGCTGCACCCATTGCACTATCACCGGCACACCCTCCTTTCTATGACCCCCTGATAACATCTGGGCACCCCCCTACAAGTTCTCGATTGTCAAAACATTTGATTAAGAGGAAAGGCTTAGGTAGCTTTAAAGATATTGCACCAACACAGTCTCACGCTGGTGAATTGCCTTCCGGTTTAGCTCAGCCGCCACTCTCTCCTACTGTCTCTA ATTGTTGCAAACCAGATATGGTTCTGAAACGGGGCAGTCAGGTTTGCCACTGTGTTTATCCTATCAAGATTGACCTTCTCCTTTTAAATGTCTCGCAAAATCCTAATTGGACCGTGTTCCTAAACGAATTAGCCTATCAACTTGGTTTGCGAGTTCCTCAAATTGAGTTGatcaatttttatgttattagtttgtcaaaattaaatatttcaatggatattactCCACATACTGGGATCAGTTTCTCTGCAAGTGAAGCATCTGCAATAAACTCCTCACTTGCCAATCACATGGTTCATCTGGACCCTACATTAGTGGGTGATTATGAACTTCGTAATCTCACCTGGTTTAAGCCTCTGCCTCCATCTCCAG CTCCTCATGTTGCCACATCACCTGTGGAGGCCCCACCATTTCGGCCACCAACTTCTACCCCACTCAGTGTTTCAAAGAAAGGGAGGCATTCAAATTTAGTTCTTTTTCTTGGCATTGGTGCTGGCATATTGTTTATTGCCTTCGCTTCTTTGCTTGTACTTTGTTTATGCACTTCACGGGAAGAAAAAACAACAGCATCTCCGAAGGAAGCAG AAAAACAAAGAACTGTAGATGCTGTTCCTGCTATAGGATCTCTTCCCCACCCAAGCAGCACAAGGTTTCTGGCATACGAAGAACTTAAAGAAGCAACAAACAACTTTGAACCTGCAAGCATACTTGGGGAGGGTGGTTTTGGCAGAGTTTTTAAGGGTGTTTTAAGTGATGGTACAGCTGTCGCAATCAAGAGACTTACTAGTGGAGGACAACAGGGGGATAAGGAGTTTCTAGTTGAGGTTGAGATGCTTAGCAGGTTGCATCACCGTAATCTTGTGAAACTTGTGGGCTATTATAGCAGTCGTGATTCCTCACAGAACTTACTATGTTATGAGCTTGTTCCTAATGGCAGCTTGGAGGCCTGGCTCCATG GTCCATTGGGTGCAAATTGTCCTCTTGATTGGGACACCAGAATGAAGATTGCACTTGATGCTGCCAGAGGACTTGCTTACCTGCATGAAGACTCACAACCCTGTGTTATCCATAGAGATTTCAAAGCATCCAATATATTGCTTGAGAACAACTTTCATGCTAAAGTTGCTGATTTTGGCCTTGCAAAACAGGCACCTGAAGGCAGAACAAATTACCTGTCTACTCGGGTTATGGGAACATTTGG GTATGTAGCTCCTGAATATGCGATGACCGGACATCTACTGGTCAAAAGTGATGTTTACAGTTATGGGGTTGTCCTTCTTGAATTACTTACTGGTAGGAAGCCTGTGGATATGTCACAACCAGCTGGACAGGAGAACCTCGTCACTTgg GCCAGGCCAATTCTTAGGGACAAAGACAGGCTGGAAGAGCTTGCTGATCCAAGGCTCGGAGGGAAGCACCCAAAGGAAGACTTTATACGGGTTTGCACGATTGCAGCGGCGTGTGTTGCTCCTGAGGCAAGCCAACGCCCCACGATGGGGGAAGTGGTTCAATCACTTAAGATGGTGCAACGAGTCATGGAATACCAGGATTCCATAACCTCCAATGTACGGCCTAATCTCAGGCAATCATCAACTACCTTCGAGTCTGATGGGACATCATCGATGTTCTCTTCTGGTCCTTACTCAGGTTTAAGTGCATTTGACAATGATAACGTATCTCGAACAGCAGTCTTTTCTGAAGATCTTCATGAAGGTCGATGA
- the LOC107426128 gene encoding pectinesterase inhibitor, whose amino-acid sequence MAFSSCTLLLITFSSILLLSPQALGDFSILPKLPFNIPLISNSDSAPAAIPVAAQVPVSAPAPKASSEDQSITTQPITNPFSSVVPNPSAVDPVVKKICDVTENPDLCSNSIVPFMHGQADPVAVLKTEIHAALNITQRAVTVMKNMLEDATASSMMSECLGVCVENYGYAVDDLKQAMKAMEAHDMGLLKSVLSSVITDIGTCDDAFAETQGLELPLQEEVVGTMHKLANNCMDISTLLN is encoded by the coding sequence ATGGCTTTCAGCTCTTGCACCCTCCTCCTAATCACCTTCTCTTCCATACTCCTCCTCTCTCCTCAAGCCCTTGGGGACTTCAGTATTCTTCCCAAGCTTCCTTTCAACATCCCATTGATTTCCAATTCCGATAGCGCCCCTGCAGCAATCCCAGTGGCAGCCCAAGTTCCAGTCTCAGCCCCAGCCCCCAAGGCTTCATCAGAAGACCAATCAATTACCACACAACCAATCACAAACCCATTTTCCTCCGTGGTTCCCAATCCTTCGGCAGTCGATCCCGTTGTCAAGAAAATCTGCGACGTGACCGAGAACCCAGATCTTTGCTCCAACTCCATAGTCCCCTTCATGCACGGCCAAGCCGACCCTGTCGCTGTCCTCAAGACCGAGATCCATGCGGCATTGAACATCACCCAGAGAGCCGTCACCGTGATGAAGAACATGTTGGAAGACGCTACGGCATCTTCCATGATGTCTGAATGCCTGGGAGTCTGCGTGGAGAACTATGGATATGCTGTGGACGACCTGAAACAGGCGATGAAGGCCATGGAAGCGCACGACATGGGTTTGCTGAAGAGCGTGCTTAGCAGCGTGATTACTGATATTGGGACTTGCGATGATGCATTCGCTGAGACACAAGGGCTTGAGTTGCCATTGCAGGAAGAGGTTGTCGGCACCATGCATAAGCTTGCTAACAATTGCATGGATATTTCCaccttgttgaattag
- the LOC107426162 gene encoding uncharacterized protein LOC107426162 → MEEIGGTHRFDGIGNAIRKKRSQTSRRPRPDSQPYNETHDLSPLSLSPPSDDVNKASSDENPGCDSNSRRKELSLNQCMSRVSSAASVDGEKLHRKDRRDGEFNAFYNNEPGRSGFNNKRSSEGVLAPANWKSTSVVKDCFESESRSADVSSGQNSESPSSRQSGVLLDGFGNESKVKKVKLKVGGVTRTIQANSASNGTTGGGSSAKSSRISDASRLRQNHSTQASSDDNTVSSDKRSGLQGIPWKDFSKGGFSLGRDDSLMGKMSSKNYTGREVDRSETVRKSKRVPKKRLLDGDFGDDDEDDEIRYLEKLKTSKVAGYKEDDEESSKKHRKLSAVSNIENVCSSRLAKDSKKKSKRVRFLLDTDYEEEDSISDGELDGKKKKNPRKEAVDLLIDGKREMTLTTRQRALQSSKDSSSASGASLIEFPNGLPPAPPRKQKEKLTDVEQQLKKAEAAQRRRLQVEKAARESEAEAIRKILGQDSNRKKREDKIKKRQEELAQEKAANALALASNTIRWVMGPTGTVVTFPNELGFPSIFDPKPCSYPPPRENCAGPSCTNPYKYRDSKSKLPLCSLQCYKAIQEKMLAEASC, encoded by the exons ATGGAAGAGATTGGTGGTACTCATCGATTTGATGGTATTGGCAATGCTATAAGGAAGAAGAGGAGCCAAACTTCACGCAGACCTCGACCTGATTCACAGCCATATAATGAAACTCATGACCTGTCACCCTTGTCATTGTCACCACCTTCCGATGATGTGAATAAGGCCTCTAGTGATGAGAATCCTGGTTGTGATTCTAATTCAAGGAGGAAAGAGCTCAGTCTTAATCAATGTATGTCCAGGGTTTCTTCTGCTGCAAGTGTTGATGGTGAAAAGCTCCATAGAAAGGATAGGAGGGATGGAGAGTTCAATGCATTTTACAATAACGAGCCTGGACGAAGTGGGTTCAATAACAAACGATCTAGTGAAGGTGTCCTGGCTCCAGCTAACTGGAAAAGCACAAGTGTTGTTAAGGATTGTTTTGAATCAGAATCAAGAAGCGCAGATGTATCCAGTGGACAGAATAGTGAAAGTCCAAGTTCTAGGCAGTCAGGAGTCTTGTTAGATGGATTTGGAAATGAGAGCAAGGTTAAAAAGGTTAAGCTCAAGGTTGGAGGTGTTACACGAACAATTCAAGCTAACTCTGCGTCCAATGGCACAACAGGGGGTGGTTCTTCTGCAAAGAGTTCTCGAATCTCAGATGCCTCTAGACTGCGGCAGAACCATAGTACACAG GCAAGCTCGGATGATAATACTGTCTCTTCAGATAAGAGGAGTGGCTTACAAGGAATTCCGTGGAAAGATTTCTCAAAAGGTGGTTTTAGTCTCGGGAGGGATGATTCTTTGATGGGGAAGATGTCTAGTAAGAATTATACTGGAAGGGAAGTGGACAGGTCTGAAACAGTGCGGAAGAGCAAGCGAGTCCCTAAGAAGCGTTTGCTTGATGGGGAttttggtgatgatgatgaggatgatgagaTTCGATACCTGGAAAAATTGAAGACTTCAAAAGTTGCAGGTTataaagaagatgatgaagaatcAAGCAAGAAACATAGAAAACTTTCTGCTGTTTCTAATATTGAAAATGTATGTTCTTCGAGGTTGGCCAAAGACAGTAAGAAGAAATCTAAGAGAGTTAGGTTTTTGTTGGATACTGATTATGAGGAAGAAGACTCAATTTCTGATGGTGAACTTGAtggtaagaagaagaagaatccaAGGAAGGAAGCTGTTGACTTGTTGATAGATGGTAAGAGGGAAATGACTCTGACAACACGTCAACGGGCACTTCAGTCTAGCAAAGATTCCTCTTCAGCATCTGGTGCAAGCTTAATTGAGTTTCCAAATGGTTTACCACCTGCTCCTCCAAGAA AGCAAAAGGAGAAACTTACAGATGTGGAGCAGCAACTGAAGAAAGCCGAGGCTGCCCAGAGACGCAGGCTGCAAGTTGAGAAGGCTGCTAGGGAATCTGAG GCTGAGGCAATCAGAAAAATACTTGGTCAAGATTCCAACAGGAAGAAGCGCGAAGACAAAATAAAGAAGCGCCAGGAAGAATTGGCTCAG GAGAAGGCTGCTAATGCTTTAGCACTTGCATCAAACACCATCAGATGGGTGATGGGTCCTACTGGGACTGTTGTGACATTCCCCAATGAATTGGGCTTTCCAAGTATATTTGACCCCAAACCTTGCAG TTACCCTCCACCGCGGGAAAACTGTGCTGGACCTTCATGTACTAACCCATACAAGTATCGGGATTCGAAGTCGAAGCTTCCCCTTTGCAGTTTGCAGTGCTATAAGGCAATTCAGGAAAAGATGCTGGCTGAAGCTAGTTGCTAA
- the LOC107426113 gene encoding probable WRKY transcription factor 35, with the protein MDDSLSPKLDSEVNPKDLGKETQASKRNKKMIQRTVVTVKLGTNVGKQKNEGPPSDFWSWRKYGQKPIKGSPYPRGYYKCSTSKGCSAKKQVERCRTDASVLIITYTSSHNHPGPDISTTANLADQPPPKPNQVNNEELPALSPKEEQQKQQQEHEQGQGNKKEQTSTNNATTTTTASEDAGEDTFYYIQSPISCSRDIIMDQEEDPFTGNLGKTHTHHQTLGNFVLDEEPLSYSQLMCFSTPSKLSEENDFFDELEELPTSSSSSFTSYMGMRSNNNLSEDMIPVVPS; encoded by the exons ATGGATGATTCGCTCTCTCCAAAACTCGACTCAGAAGTTAATCCAAAAGACCTTGGAAAAGAAACCCAGGCATCAAAAAGAAATAA GAAAATGATTCAGAGAACAGTTGTTACAGTGAAGCTTGGAACAAATGTAGGGAAACAAAAGAATGAAGGTCCTCCTTCAGACTTTTGGTCTTGGAGGAAATATGGGCAAAAACCTATCAAAGGATCTCCTTATCCaag GGGTTATTACAAGTGCAGTACATCGAAGGGCTGCTCTGCCAAAAAACAAGTAGAGAGATGCAGAACAGATGCTTCTGTGCTTATCATCACCTACACATCTAGCCATAACCATCCTGGTCCTGATATCTCCACCACCGCTAATCTCGCTGATCAACCACCACCAAAACCAAACCAAGTCAACAATGAAGAACTACCTGCCCTTTCCCCAAAAGAGGAACAGCAAAAGCAACAACAAGAACACGAACAAGGACAAGGAAATAAGAAAGAACAGACTAGTACGAACAATGCTACTACAACTACCACTGCTAGTGAAGATGCAGGTGAAGATACTTTCTACTACATACAATCCCCAATTAGCTGTTCCCGAGATATTATAATGGACCAAGAAGAAGACCCTTTTACAGGGAATCTAGGGAAAACCCATACCcatcatcaaacacttggtaaTTTCGTTTTGGATGAAGAGCCACTCTCGTATTCTCAACTTATGTGCTTCTCAACACCATCAAAATTATCAGAAGAAAACGATTTCTTCGATGAGCTTGAAGAATTGCccacatcttcatcttcatcttttaCTAGTTACATGGGGATGAGAAGCAATAATAATCTTTCTGAGGACATGATTCCAGTTGTCCCTTCTTGA
- the LOC107426125 gene encoding uncharacterized protein LOC107426125, with the protein MGWQIWQQKFQKLFNLAILREPFHILTISLLGLILPLSFLLLARISYARYLLTLDSYSSSTQDTTSTSSFVFSLSLYANPALLYFLVSIVSIATLIHCLTGKLTLITNTSTPTFRPKLYTAWIFLCTLQVCVGLGIQRSIPAESTADGGFGFDTERSLFSRVIFFLGLHETMFHWCRVVVKPVVDDTVFGVYRKESLVEKVAVAVSFGSLWYWRLRGEIDSLVIVGEAKRELPMGMGMADFVGWWLYYLTVTIGMVRIVKGILWFSMILICRRRIGENLDDHTTTDEEKGLNST; encoded by the coding sequence atgggTTGGCAGATTTGGCAACAGAAGTTCCAGAAGCTGTTCAATTTGGCCATTCTAAGAGAACCTTTCCACATCCTCACGATCTCACTCCTAGGCCTCATTCTTCCTCTCTCATTTCTTCTCTTGGCCAGGATTTCTTATGCTCGATATCTCTTAACATTGGATTCTTATTCTTCCAGTACCCAAGATACTACTTCTACttcctcttttgttttctctttgtccCTCTATGCCAATCCAGCTCTTCTCTATTTCCTCGTTTCCATAGTTAGTATAGCAACTCTTATCCACTGTCTGACGGGCAAACTCACCCTTATAACCAACACTTCCACTCCAACTTTCCGTCCGAAATTGTACACGGCATGGATTTTTCTATGCACATTGCAAGTTTGTGTTGGTTTGGGAATCCAAAGGAGCATTCCGGCCGAGAGTACTGCAGATGGTGGTTTCGGTTTCGATACGGAAAGAAGCTTATTCAGCCGAGTTATATTCTTCCTGGGATTGCATGAGACCATGTTTCATTGGTGTAGAGTGGTAGTGAAGCCGGTGGTGGACGACACGGTTTTCGGCGTGTATAGGAAGGAAAGCTTGGTTGAGAAAGTGGCTGTGGCTGTGAGCTTTGGTAGTTTATGGTACTGGAGATTGAGGGGTGAGATTGACTCCTTGGTGATTGTTGGTGAGGCTAAGCGAGAGCTGCCAATGGGAATGGGTATGGCTGATTTCGTTGGTTGGTGGTTATATTACCTTACGGTGACGATTGGAATGGTTAGGATCGTTAagggaattttgtggttttCTATGATCTTGATTTGCAGGAGGAGGATAGGAGAGAACTTGGATGATCATACCACCACAGATGAAGAGAAAGGTCTCAACTCAACTTGA
- the LOC107426086 gene encoding DELLA protein RGL1-like — protein sequence MDNGNLISFTPFDFNGFPGEYGPPEHYEEEEPAVLKGKQGLCPAGVQDFQNVNHLPLKFSFYQQVNNKTKNFEDDQHQEQQQQQQQQSKSDYMVFDDFDTLGPAAKPVSRQEISSHQLIVCSGPHRSSSTGTDIAESIRQMQIPSLSSMGLLSDYGNFGFKKLKGDQRLSNVSMSRSYMSRKKSSTEEIMRVAGARYIQFFNRYYYDDYHNMPMHPFGYALSGLSEEETRDVELAHLLLAAAEKVGYQQFVSASRLLLRREWISSSRANPVQRVVFCFAEALREMIERETGRGKINERMENKNMGESLRGLSTSIPFVKCYQAIPFPQVLTFAGIQTILENVESQTRIHFIDLEIRSGVQWTIVMEALAARVECRIECLKITAVGYTGTKKIEETGKRLVSVAESLNLPFSFKAVYVSNMDDIKEELFEIEDDDESLIIYSSLALRTMISRPRCLENLMRAITSVYPSMMVVIEIEANHNSPSFVNRFIEALFFYSAFFDCLENCVKEEECRKAIEGVLAEGIRDIVAKEGSERITRNVKMEVWRAFFARYKMVETKLSDAAMYQTSLVAKQFGCGSACNVERNGKCLIAGWKGTPINSLSVWKFR from the coding sequence ATGGATAATGGTAATTTAATCTCTTTCACACCATTTGACTTCAATGGATTCCCTGGCGAATATGGACCTCCTGAACATTATGAGGAAGAGGAACCAGCCGTGCTCAAGGGGAAACAAGGGCTTTGTCCTGCTGGTGTACAAGATTTTCAGAATGTTAATCATCTTCCATTGAAATTCAGTTTCTACCAGCAGGTCAACAATAAGACCAAGAATTTCGAAGACGATCAGCAccaagaacaacaacaacaacaacaacaacaatccaAGTCAGATTACATGGTGTTTGATGATTTTGATACTCTTGGGCCTGCAGCAAAACCAGTCTCACGGCAGGAAATTAGTAGTCATCAGCTAATTGTATGCAGCGGCCCACATAGATCATCATCAACCGGTACAGATATTGCAGAATCCATTAGGCAAATGCAAATTCCATCTTTATCTTCTATGGGGCTCTTAAGCGACTATGGAAACTTCGGATTCAAGAAACTGAAAGGAGATCAAAGATTAAGCAACGTAAGCATGAGTAGAAGCTATATGAGCCGCAAGAAATCGTCAACCGAAGAAATCATGAGGGTAGCAGGGGCAAGGTATATACAATTCTTTAATCGGTACTACTACGATGATTATCATAACATGCCTATGCATCCTTTTGGTTATGCTCTTTCGGGTTTGTCCGAAGAAGAAACAAGAGATGTGGAACTTGCCCATTTGCTTCTAGCTGCAGCAGAGAAGGTTGGCTATCAGCAATTTGTCAGCGCTAGTAGATTGCTTCTACGCCGAGAATGGATTTCTTCCTCCAGAGCTAACCCTGTTCAGAGAGTTGTGTTCTGTTTTGCTGAAGCACTTCGGGAGATGATCGAGAGGGAAACCGGAAGGGGCAAAATCAATGAAAGAATGGAGAATAAAAATATGGGTGAGAGTCTCCGTGGATTAAGTACATCTATCCCATTTGTTAAATGCTACCAAGCAATCCCTTTTCCTCAAGTATTGACGTTTGCCGGAATCCAAACTATATTAGAGAATGTTGAGTCACAAACTAGGATCCATTTCATTGATCTTGAAATCAGGAGTGGAGTTCAATGGACGATTGTGATGGAAGCTCTGGCAGCGAGAGTGGAATGCAGAATAGAGTGTTTGAAGATTACTGCAGTGGGATATACGGGCACTAAGAAGATAGAGGAAACAGGGAAGAGGTTGGTAAGTGTTGCTGAGTCTCTGAACTTGCCCTTTTCATTCAAGGCAGTTTATGTATCAAACATGGATGATATTAAGGAAGAACTTTTTGAAATCGAAGACGACGATGAGTCCCTGATTATTTACTCTTCATTAGCACTAAGAACAATGATTTCGAGGCCTCGTTGCTTGGAAAATTTAATGAGAGCGATAACAAGTGTCTATCCCTCTATGATGGTAGTCATAGAAATTGAAGCAAACCATAATTCTCCATCCTTTGTGAATCGCTTCATTGAAGCACTTTTTTTCTACAGTGCATTTTTTGATTGCCTCGAGAATTGCGTAAAGGAGGAGGAGTGTAGAAAGGCAATCGAGGGTGTACTTGCAGAGGGTATAAGAGATATTGTAGCCAAGGAAGGGAGTGAAAGAATTACTCGAAATGTGAAGATGGAAGTGTGGAGGGCTTTCTTTGCAAGGTATAAAATGGTAGAGACTAAACTGAGTGATGCAGCTATGTATCAAACAAGCTTGGTGGCTAAACAGTTCGGTTGTGGGAGTGCTTGTAATGTTGAAAGGAATGGAAAGTGTCTGATTGCTGGATGGAAAGGAACCCCTATAAATTCCCTTTCGGTTTGGAAGTTTCGTTGA